One genomic window of Deinococcus sp. QL22 includes the following:
- a CDS encoding tyrosine-type recombinase/integrase has translation MRGAETRYRGWHAFRHSAGTRLVRQTGSLKYAAHHLGHSSIETTRVYAKWSD, from the coding sequence GTGCGAGGGGCCGAGACCCGTTACCGAGGCTGGCATGCCTTCCGTCACTCCGCCGGAACCCGCCTCGTTCGGCAAACTGGTAGCCTCAAGTACGCCGCCCACCATCTCGGCCACAGCAGCATCGAAACCACCCGCGTCTACGCCAAATGGAGCGACTAA
- a CDS encoding IS1 family transposase — protein MNRATRQIVGCFIGNRNAAGASLLWQSLPTPCLDAVCHTDGLSASTGVVFGALHVIGGTQRLERFNATLRLRIAHLVRKSLSLSRKQEHLELLIWLFIHRDNAS, from the coding sequence ATGAACCGCGCCACCCGCCAGATCGTCGGCTGTTTCATCGGAAACCGAAATGCTGCTGGAGCCTCCCTGCTTTGGCAAAGCCTCCCTACCCCTTGTCTCGATGCCGTGTGCCATACCGACGGCCTGAGTGCCTCCACGGGCGTGGTGTTCGGTGCGCTGCACGTCATCGGCGGGACACAACGTCTCGAACGGTTCAACGCCACGTTGCGGCTCCGGATCGCTCATTTGGTACGCAAGAGCTTGTCCTTGAGCCGCAAACAAGAGCATCTTGAACTCCTGATCTGGTTGTTCATCCACCGCGACAACGCGTCATGA
- a CDS encoding TSUP family transporter — MSAVIQGVAGMGFALLCAPFLIQVFGPTEGVKQVVLLSLVLNAVYFGREVKGARLKDALSLLLPSLLVAPLLASWFRKFSPDVLLVIAGTITIISAILLAFGVRTTQLEGRAGALGAGVMSAAMNVAGGLSGPAVAMYAVSARWPVTSIRPTLQLFGIGVNTVTLLSLGSPNMQHLPWIGLMLGVVGGFILAPKISSERIRPLILSLAFIGGGWIVLKGLW, encoded by the coding sequence TTGAGCGCCGTGATTCAGGGCGTAGCAGGAATGGGATTTGCACTGCTCTGTGCACCGTTCCTCATTCAGGTTTTTGGGCCGACGGAGGGGGTCAAACAAGTGGTCTTGCTCTCCCTTGTTCTCAACGCGGTGTATTTCGGACGTGAAGTGAAGGGCGCACGCCTCAAAGACGCGTTAAGTCTCCTGTTGCCGTCCTTACTGGTGGCCCCCCTCTTGGCTTCTTGGTTTAGGAAGTTCAGTCCGGATGTATTGCTGGTGATCGCAGGGACAATCACGATTATTAGTGCGATCCTCCTGGCCTTCGGTGTCCGGACGACCCAACTTGAGGGCAGGGCAGGTGCGCTTGGTGCAGGCGTGATGAGTGCTGCCATGAACGTGGCAGGGGGGCTCTCTGGGCCTGCTGTGGCAATGTATGCCGTCAGCGCCAGATGGCCTGTGACAAGCATTCGACCGACGCTTCAACTCTTTGGCATCGGGGTCAATACCGTGACGCTGTTAAGTTTGGGCAGTCCAAATATGCAGCACCTGCCGTGGATTGGCTTGATGCTTGGTGTAGTGGGAGGATTCATCCTCGCTCCTAAGATTTCCTCAGAACGAATTCGGCCTCTGATCCTGAGTCTGGCGTTCATAGGAGGGGGTTGGATCGTACTTAAAGGCTTGTGGTGA